The nucleotide sequence ATGCCAAAGCCCAGAACATGCCCAAGGCCAATATCGAGGCTGCCATCAAACGGGCTACCGGTAAAGATGCCGAGGACTATGTGGAAGTGAACTACGAGGGCAAAGGACCACACGGGGTCCTCGTCTTTGTGGAGTGTGCCACCGACAATACCACCCGTACCGTGGCCAATGTGAAGTCCTATTTCAATAAGGTGGACGG is from Flavobacteriales bacterium and encodes:
- a CDS encoding YebC/PmpR family DNA-binding transcriptional regulator yields the protein MGRAFEYRRAAKEKRWDKMSRIFPKLAKQIQIAAKEGGPDPDTNATLRTAIQNAKAQNMPKANIEAAIKRATGKDAEDYVEVNYEGKGPHGVLVFVECATDNTTRTVANVKSYFNKVDG